A stretch of the Nitratifractor salsuginis DSM 16511 genome encodes the following:
- the yedF gene encoding sulfurtransferase-like selenium metabolism protein YedF, with translation MRIDCCDLACPEPVLRTKKALEELPENSILEVLVNSASSVANVRRFAENQGYECRSEAQEEGKTLMTIIKGFACEIAEAEEQAPFLDRTLFIKDDKVGEGELGLILMKGFLKTTLEFERLPRNIVFVNRGVFLTTDEAKHGEIIGILRQLQERGVRIYSCGLCMNHYGIAPEALKVGEIGNAYDTMDMLLHTDTVTL, from the coding sequence ATGCGTATCGATTGTTGTGATTTGGCGTGCCCGGAGCCGGTGCTTCGGACCAAAAAGGCTTTGGAGGAGCTGCCGGAGAATTCCATTCTGGAAGTCCTGGTCAACAGTGCCTCTTCGGTGGCCAACGTACGGCGTTTTGCCGAGAATCAGGGCTACGAGTGCCGCAGCGAAGCGCAGGAAGAGGGTAAAACCCTTATGACGATCATCAAAGGGTTCGCCTGTGAAATCGCGGAGGCGGAGGAGCAGGCTCCTTTTCTCGATCGGACCCTCTTCATCAAAGACGACAAAGTCGGCGAAGGGGAGCTGGGATTGATCCTGATGAAGGGCTTTCTCAAAACGACGCTGGAGTTCGAGCGCCTGCCCCGAAACATTGTCTTCGTCAATCGGGGCGTCTTTTTGACCACCGATGAGGCCAAACACGGGGAGATCATCGGGATCCTGCGCCAACTGCAGGAGCGGGGGGTCAGGATCTACAGCTGCGGGCTTTGTATGAACCATTACGGCATCGCCCCGGAAGCCCTCAAAGTCGGGGAGATCGGGAATGCCTACGATACGATGGATATGCTTTTGCATACCGACACGGTAACCCTCTAA
- a CDS encoding type II toxin-antitoxin system YafQ family toxin encodes MKLSRSRQFKKDLRNYATQMGDKHFQSLIEALSCLMEGKPLPSYCRDHPLKGRLAGYRELHIGGDLLVLYTIEDEVIYLIRLGSHAEILGM; translated from the coding sequence GTGAAATTGAGCCGTTCCAGGCAATTCAAAAAAGATCTCCGGAACTATGCGACGCAGATGGGGGATAAGCATTTTCAATCTTTGATTGAAGCTCTAAGCTGTCTCATGGAGGGCAAGCCCTTGCCCTCATACTGTCGAGATCATCCTCTCAAAGGGAGATTGGCCGGATATCGGGAGCTTCATATCGGCGGTGATCTTCTCGTGCTCTATACGATCGAAGATGAGGTGATCTATCTGATAAGGCTTGGAAGTCACGCGGAAATTCTGGGAATGTGA
- a CDS encoding NifB/NifX family molybdenum-iron cluster-binding protein, translated as MKILVPVEGENRKVFTRIGQAPFFAIYENGDFLELRENLHAKSHQEEGTGHHHGKDQGEGQRHGGGKPHTEPYSKEEVEHHRRDLGNISDVDLVLTRAVGPNMKEALELQGHKVVKIRKADGETSDEVVENYLNKQQ; from the coding sequence ATGAAAATCCTCGTTCCCGTAGAGGGAGAGAATCGTAAAGTCTTTACCCGCATCGGACAGGCACCCTTTTTCGCCATCTATGAAAATGGAGATTTCCTGGAACTGCGGGAAAACCTCCACGCCAAAAGCCATCAAGAGGAAGGTACCGGCCATCATCACGGCAAAGATCAGGGAGAGGGCCAAAGGCACGGCGGCGGGAAGCCCCACACCGAACCCTATTCCAAAGAAGAGGTGGAGCACCACCGCCGCGACCTGGGAAACATCAGCGATGTCGATCTGGTCCTCACCCGTGCCGTAGGGCCCAATATGAAAGAGGCATTGGAGCTTCAGGGGCACAAAGTGGTCAAAATCCGCAAAGCCGACGGGGAGACTTCCGATGAAGTCGTCGAAAACTACCTGAACAAGCAGCAATGA
- the selA gene encoding L-seryl-tRNA(Sec) selenium transferase: MNPYRQIPQIDKLLQDEAFAGCNTVLLTQAAREAIEALRSAIGRGEVTSVDREALIREILERYHAFLTPSLQPLVNATGITVHTNLGRSLIDPELFEEAKSVACNYCNLEYDLEAGRRGDRYHHTAEALRQLFGCEDALVVNNNAAAVYLILNTFAAGREAVVSRGELVEIGGSFRIPEVMKASGAILREVGTTNKTHCRDYEEAVGEETALLMKVHKSNYRIEGFSEEVPFADIRAVARTRGLLDYYDLGSAYLPDLPWGLSDYEPSIFRVLADDPSLISFSGDKLFGSVQAGIILGKKELIARLKKNQILRMFRVDKLTLALLERTVLAYRKGEYDKIPTLRMLREPIENLRERAERLNGMLPPIEAEVRESETYVGGGTMPGKKIPTVVLALEGDAVELERQFRARRIIGRIERDSFVLDMRTVREEELSLIAEAGKEIGG, from the coding sequence ATGAATCCCTACCGCCAAATCCCCCAGATCGACAAACTGCTCCAGGATGAGGCTTTTGCCGGCTGCAACACCGTTTTGCTGACCCAGGCGGCCCGTGAAGCGATCGAGGCGCTGCGTTCCGCCATCGGGCGGGGCGAGGTGACGTCGGTGGACCGGGAGGCTCTGATACGGGAGATCCTGGAACGCTACCACGCCTTTCTCACTCCGTCTCTGCAACCCCTCGTTAACGCCACGGGCATCACTGTCCATACCAATCTGGGGCGCAGCCTCATCGATCCGGAGCTCTTCGAAGAGGCCAAATCGGTCGCCTGCAACTACTGCAACCTTGAGTATGACCTGGAGGCGGGACGGCGGGGAGACCGCTACCACCACACCGCCGAGGCATTGCGGCAGCTCTTCGGCTGCGAAGACGCCCTGGTGGTCAACAACAACGCCGCGGCGGTCTATCTGATCCTCAACACCTTCGCTGCGGGCAGAGAGGCGGTGGTCTCCCGGGGGGAGCTGGTGGAGATCGGGGGGAGCTTCCGCATCCCCGAAGTGATGAAGGCCAGTGGCGCGATCCTGCGTGAGGTGGGCACCACCAACAAAACCCACTGCCGCGACTACGAAGAGGCGGTCGGCGAAGAAACGGCCCTGCTGATGAAGGTCCACAAATCCAACTACCGGATCGAGGGCTTCAGCGAAGAGGTCCCCTTCGCCGACATCCGCGCCGTCGCCCGTACTCGTGGCCTGCTGGACTACTACGACCTGGGCAGCGCCTATCTGCCCGATCTCCCCTGGGGGCTCAGCGATTACGAGCCTTCGATCTTCAGAGTCTTGGCCGACGATCCCTCTCTGATCAGCTTTAGCGGTGACAAACTCTTCGGTTCCGTCCAGGCGGGGATCATCCTGGGAAAAAAAGAGCTCATCGCCCGGCTCAAAAAGAATCAGATCCTGCGGATGTTCCGGGTGGACAAACTGACCCTGGCCCTGCTGGAGCGCACGGTCCTGGCCTACCGCAAGGGAGAATACGACAAGATCCCCACCCTGCGGATGCTGCGGGAACCGATCGAAAATCTGCGAGAACGAGCCGAACGCCTCAACGGGATGCTGCCCCCCATAGAGGCAGAAGTCCGGGAGTCGGAAACCTACGTCGGCGGCGGCACCATGCCCGGCAAAAAGATTCCCACCGTCGTCCTGGCCCTGGAGGGAGACGCCGTGGAGCTGGAGCGGCAGTTCAGAGCCCGGCGCATCATCGGCAGGATCGAGCGGGACAGCTTCGTGCTGGATATGCGGACGGTGCGGGAGGAGGAACTTTCTTTGATCGCGGAAGCGGGAAAGGAGATTGGGGGATGA
- a CDS encoding DsrE/DsrF/TusD sulfur relay family protein → MKVLIVFNHQPYDGSDVAWNGLRLARNLHERGEEVRIFLMNDSVDLARECTLKPESYDHDLVAMLKELYADGVALKVCGTCQARCGIHKNEPYFAPEVKGTMNDLSDWVLDSYRVLSF, encoded by the coding sequence ATGAAAGTATTGATTGTCTTCAACCATCAACCCTACGACGGAAGCGATGTAGCCTGGAACGGTTTGCGCCTGGCGAGAAATCTCCACGAGCGGGGTGAAGAGGTACGGATCTTTCTGATGAACGATTCGGTGGATCTGGCTAGAGAGTGCACCCTCAAACCCGAGAGTTACGACCACGATCTGGTGGCGATGCTCAAGGAGCTCTACGCCGACGGTGTGGCGCTGAAAGTCTGCGGCACCTGCCAAGCCCGCTGCGGGATCCACAAGAACGAACCCTACTTCGCCCCCGAGGTCAAAGGGACGATGAACGATCTCTCCGATTGGGTCTTGGATTCGTACCGTGTGCTGAGCTTTTAG
- a CDS encoding Mrp/NBP35 family ATP-binding protein: MEQRVWALLEETLYPGFPKSIVAYDFVKSVEFDGKASKIVLEIPSASEQVAEQLRLEIGKRLEAAGIALGVLEIRQPPKPRQTSSNGRNVLPNVANFVMVSSGKGGVGKTTTTVNLALALAQQGKRVGLLDSDIYGPNIPRMMGIEGVEPVFMGKRIKPIMAHGVKVMSMGSLIAPDASLIWKGAMVTQAIEQMLEDIEWGELDVLIFDMPPGTGDAQLALAQNLPITAGVCVTTPQKVALDDTVRALDMFRQLHIPIAGIVENMSGFICPETGKEYPIFGKGTTPELAQRYATRVLAEIPIEPAVREGGDMGMPIVTLAPGCETTRRYLEAAGKLWEAMQEVNAEGGVDNSAIQPTIF; this comes from the coding sequence ATGGAACAAAGAGTATGGGCTCTTCTGGAAGAGACGCTCTATCCCGGTTTTCCCAAGAGTATCGTCGCCTACGATTTCGTCAAATCAGTCGAGTTTGACGGCAAGGCTTCGAAGATTGTTCTGGAGATTCCCTCCGCTTCGGAGCAGGTGGCCGAGCAGCTGCGGCTGGAGATCGGCAAGAGGCTGGAGGCGGCGGGGATCGCTCTGGGGGTCCTGGAGATCCGCCAACCTCCCAAGCCGCGGCAGACCAGCTCCAACGGGCGAAACGTGCTGCCAAATGTCGCCAACTTCGTGATGGTCAGCTCCGGCAAAGGGGGCGTGGGCAAAACGACCACGACGGTCAACCTGGCCCTGGCCCTGGCGCAGCAGGGTAAACGGGTCGGCCTGCTCGACAGTGATATCTACGGCCCCAACATTCCCCGGATGATGGGGATCGAAGGGGTGGAGCCCGTTTTTATGGGCAAGAGGATCAAACCGATTATGGCTCACGGGGTGAAGGTGATGAGTATGGGATCGCTTATCGCTCCCGATGCGTCGCTCATCTGGAAGGGGGCGATGGTGACCCAGGCGATCGAGCAGATGCTCGAAGATATCGAGTGGGGGGAGTTGGATGTGCTGATCTTCGATATGCCCCCGGGCACCGGAGACGCCCAGTTAGCCCTGGCTCAGAATCTTCCCATCACGGCGGGGGTCTGTGTGACCACGCCGCAAAAGGTGGCCCTGGACGATACGGTGCGGGCGCTGGATATGTTCCGGCAGCTCCATATCCCCATCGCCGGGATCGTGGAGAATATGAGCGGCTTTATCTGCCCCGAGACCGGCAAAGAGTATCCGATCTTCGGCAAAGGGACGACCCCGGAACTGGCGCAGCGCTACGCAACCCGGGTACTGGCGGAGATCCCCATCGAGCCGGCGGTCCGGGAGGGGGGCGATATGGGCATGCCCATCGTCACGCTCGCCCCCGGCTGTGAGACCACCCGCCGCTATCTGGAGGCGGCCGGGAAGCTTTGGGAAGCGATGCAGGAGGTCAATGCCGAAGGAGGCGTGGACAATTCGGCGATTCAGCCGACGATTTTCTAA
- a CDS encoding transporter, producing MKSVKQTLWIALLAAAALPYSLGAQVIPGINTKAGGMVVPKGKAVMGIKYVYLKKNHMFDGTHEVTNLQHLDATAYMTLLALRYGIADNMDIRVVMPVKHIDATAQLMPGVGVAIDNTGLSDIVVMGKYRFYNQNGLQLAVGAGLKLPTGSTNKGFKKAPPFHLTKGDRTPLPTQPGTDKTEYKMEAGLSKVFSPDFRLDMHAMYTYRPKAKNDYDFGNEFLFDAGVVKALNDKFNVGLEYNFQYNSATDMGSDIPPNKALRKIFPFKAFSGSAGYLTPEIEFLPFGKPKLFVGAGMSFLIHKNLKEYQPLEKRRFMLRVGYMF from the coding sequence ATGAAGAGCGTAAAACAGACCCTATGGATCGCCCTGCTCGCCGCGGCGGCCCTCCCCTATAGCCTCGGAGCCCAGGTAATCCCCGGTATCAATACCAAAGCCGGGGGAATGGTCGTCCCCAAAGGCAAGGCCGTGATGGGGATCAAATATGTCTATCTCAAAAAGAACCATATGTTCGACGGCACCCACGAAGTAACCAACCTACAGCACCTCGACGCCACCGCCTATATGACCCTGCTGGCCCTTCGCTACGGGATCGCCGACAATATGGATATCCGTGTGGTGATGCCGGTCAAACATATCGACGCGACGGCCCAGCTGATGCCCGGCGTCGGTGTCGCCATCGACAACACCGGCCTGAGCGATATAGTCGTGATGGGCAAATACCGTTTCTACAACCAAAACGGCCTTCAGCTCGCCGTCGGCGCAGGACTCAAGCTCCCGACCGGTTCCACGAACAAAGGCTTCAAAAAGGCTCCTCCTTTCCACCTCACCAAAGGGGATAGAACACCCCTTCCTACCCAGCCCGGCACCGACAAAACGGAGTATAAAATGGAAGCGGGTCTCTCCAAAGTCTTCAGCCCCGACTTCAGGCTCGATATGCACGCGATGTACACTTATCGCCCCAAAGCCAAAAACGATTACGACTTCGGCAACGAGTTCCTCTTCGATGCCGGGGTCGTCAAAGCTCTGAACGATAAATTCAATGTGGGTCTGGAGTATAATTTCCAATACAACAGCGCCACCGATATGGGTAGCGATATCCCCCCCAACAAAGCGTTAAGAAAGATTTTCCCCTTCAAAGCCTTTAGCGGAAGCGCGGGCTACCTGACACCGGAGATTGAATTCCTCCCCTTCGGGAAACCGAAACTCTTTGTGGGCGCGGGGATGAGTTTCCTGATCCATAAAAACCTCAAAGAGTATCAGCCTTTGGAGAAACGGAGATTTATGCTCCGCGTAGGTTATATGTTCTAA